The Streptomyces halobius genomic interval AGCTTCGCCACGGCCAGGCGAGCGATGGACGAGTCGAAGTCGTCGGTGGCCGTCATCGAGGTGGCCAGCGTGGCGCCGTCGGAGTTGGTGATGTAACTGACCGTGCCGCCGAGCTTTTGGATCAGGTTCGACCCGCCGCGGATCTCGGTCTGCACCACTGTGTCGATGGAGGTCGCCGCGTTGTAGGCGATCATGTTCGCAATCGCCGGGTCGACGTCGGTCAGGGAGAACAGCTGGAGCTTCCGGGTGCGGAGCACCGGGTTGCCGTACTCGTTCAGCACGATGCTGACCGTGGTCGGGTTGCCGATGGCGACCGCGTCCGGGTCGACGGTCTCGGTGAGCGTCGCGGTCTGCTCGTCGAGATCGACGAAGATCTCCAGCGTGACCGTGGAGCCGGGCGACGTCATGTCGACCGGTCGCTTGTCCGCGAAGGCGCGGAACAGGGGCTGGGAGCGAAGCTCGAACTCGAAGCGCTTGTCGTATGCCGTCTGGACGGCATTGGACATCGCTGCAATGTCGGTAAAGCTATTAACCATGGCCTCTCACCCCCCTATGCGGGGATGCCGAAGGGATCGGGGGAGAGGGTGAGGACTCAGCGGTTCCAGTCGTACCGGTTTCCGTTGGCCGCCATGATCTTGGCGAACTCGTCAGGACCCGCCTGCTTCAGGCGGTTCACCAGCTCGACTTCGGTCCCCTGCGGAGCCGCGGCACCCGAGGTACCGGCTTCCTGCATGAGCCGCATCTGTTCCTGACCCTCAGCCGGAACGGTTGAGGCCGGAGGACCCTGCGGAGGCTGCTCCTCGCCATTGCCTGCGCCACCCTCGCTGGGGGCGGACGGCAGCTTGGCCAGCGCATCGCCGTGGACCTTCAGCCAGTCGTCCAGCTGCTCGGGCTCGCCCTGGTACAGCGTCGCTGCGCCGGGGGCGTAACCCTTGGCCTTGAACTGTTCGACCAGCGCGTTCTGGCGATCCTTGGACCGGAGGGCTTTCAGCTCCTCCTCCATGGACTTCATCTGCTTGGAGGCGTTGGCCATGTAGTCGCGGAACCACTTGGGTCCCTGCTGCTGGGCCTGCTGCTCCTCAGACGCCGAGCTATCGCCCGGGTCGCCGTAATAGCCGAGGTCGTACTCGCTCACTGCCACTCCCGTATCTCTTCGCGGCCAGCTCACCCGCCGGGGACTCGGGTTCGCGCTCCACTGCCGGACTTCGCCTGAGATGGGGCCGGTCGGTCCATCTGGAGCGGAATGTACTTCCACTTGTCCAAAATGGCGAATTTATCAGGTCTGCCTGTACGGCTGGGACAAGCCGCCCGCAGAGGCGCCCTGACGGCCGCGGAACAGGGCCCGCTCCTGCGAGGCGAGGCGCTTGCGCTTCTCGGTTACCGATTCCGCGGTGAACGGCGTACCGCCGGGCGCCAGGCCCGGCTCGAATACATCCCGCTCAGCCTCTTCCTGAGTCCAGGTCAGTCCGAAACGGCGGGCGATGGCCTGCATCGGCTGGAAGGTCTCGGCCAACTGCGCGTAGCCGGCCTGCGCCTGCTCGCGCGTGACGCCCTCGGTCGCGAACGCCTCGGCGTAAATCGAGGGGCGGAAGCCGCGCTGAATGGCCGCGGCACCGATCTCGGCGGCGGTGGCCTGCTTCTGAAGGATCGGCAGGGCTCTGTTGCGGTCCAGGAAGTAGGCCACGAGGTGGCTCTGGTCCACCCCGTACATCCGGCGAAGCGCGTCCTTGAAGGCCGGGTTGGCCTGGGTGGTGGCCGCCACGGCCAGGTCCACCCGGCCCTTGATCTCTGTCGGCGAGACGTCGCCGGCAATCCAGTTCGTGAAGTCGGCTGGGTTGTCGTAGAAGCCCTTGGGCAGCCCAGCGTTGCTCAGGATCTGCCGGTAAGCGGACTCCGTCGCCAGGTACTCCGCCGGGCTCAGGACGGCGACCCCCGCCTTACGGCGGGCCTCGTTGCCTGCGAAACGCTGCTTGTACTCCGGGGTGTCCTGAAGCAGCAGGGCGATCGTGTCGGCCCCGTACCCCTCCTCGATGTACTGGAAGATCTTGCCGGACAGGCTGCCCAGGCCCATCTGGGTGAACATGGCGTTCAGCGCGTGATAGGCGTTGCGGTGCTCGCCTTTGAGGAGCTTGTCCCACTGACCGGCGGTCTCGTACACCCGCCTCTGGGCGAATGCCTGCCCCTCCTCTGCGGCATCCAGTGCCCTCCGGATGGCGCTGACCCGCCGGGCGTAGTAAGTCCTGGTCGACGCCTTGAGGCCCCTCTTCCTGAGGGCCTTCTGGTAGTCCGCGAGTGTCGCCTCGTACCTGTCGCTCAGCATCTTCCGTTTGGCCAGTTCGGCCCTGGACCTGGCGATGTCCTGGGAGCGGTCCGGCGGGTCCGGAGTGATGTCCTCCTGGAACTCCGGCGGGATGTACGGCGTTGTCATCGGACCCTCCTAGTACGCCATTCCGAAATCACGCAGCACCTGATGGGCTACGCCGAAGGCCGCCTCGCGGGCATTGTTGGTCTTCTTCCAGAGCGGGTCCTTGCGGACAATCCGCTCGAACTCCCACAAAGGGAAGTTGGCCCCGGCATGCCCGCCCGCCATGGCGTTGTAGACGAAGTTGTTGGACAGGTCGATGTCGGTCTCGGGGATCTCCAGGATCTCCGAGACGCTCTTGATGTACGGCGCGGCCAGGTCCAGCGCGTTCATGCCTGCCTTGATCTGCGCGGCGTACGCCTTGTAGGTGGCGGCGGCCTGCCGCCGGATCTTGTTCTCCTGGTTCTGGAGCGTGGAAGTGCCCTTCGCGATCTTCCGAGCCTGTGTCGCGTACCAGCTCGTGCTGTACTTCACGCCGTTGAGGTAGGCCAGTTCGTGCAGCGCGTCGAACGCCTCGCCGGCCTCGCCGAGCATCTTGCCGCCGTGGACCTTGACCTTCGAGCCCAGCCAGTCCTTGAGCCGGGCGTCGTTCCAGCCCAGCGCCAGGTCGTAGTAGACCGCATCCCGGTACAGCCAGCCCGGCATCTTGCCCACGTCGACGCCGACCTGGGCGGCCAGACGCCGGATCTTGGCGCGGGAGTTGGAGCGGTTCTGCTTCCAGGTGGCCGGGTCGGTCTGCTTGAGCGTGACGTACTTGCGCAGGGTGGAGGACTGCCGCCTCCACCACCTGGTGGTCTTCAGCGCGGCCGTGAAGCGGTTCGCGCTCCAGCTGCCCGCCACGGCCTTGCCGAACAGGCGCCGCAGCTCCT includes:
- a CDS encoding N4-gp56 family major capsid protein, translated to MSNAVQTAYDKRFEFELRSQPLFRAFADKRPVDMTSPGSTVTLEIFVDLDEQTATLTETVDPDAVAIGNPTTVSIVLNEYGNPVLRTRKLQLFSLTDVDPAIANMIAYNAATSIDTVVQTEIRGGSNLIQKLGGTVSYITNSDGATLATSMTATDDFDSSIARLAVAKLRTQLAVPKRDYLYGCAIHPEVSHDLRAETGAAGWREPHNYSAVGNIWAGELGVYEGAFYIESPRCFNAVDAGTGDNTVRRFRSYFCGQQALAEAVGEEFHVVAGPVVDKLARFRPLGWYGVAGWKRYREEALIRVETTSTIDSA